The region CAAGACCGAAGCCCACGTTCGTCGGCACCTCGACGGGGAAATGGACGTGCTGCGACAGCACAATATCTTGCGCATCCTGGACGGCTTCCTTCAACCCAAAGGAGAATAAGATGAACTTTGTAAAATCAGTCACCACCGCAATTGCCCTCGCCGCAGCGCCGATGGTTCAAGCGGAAGAACGTCCGCCGCTGACGATCTTTGCCAGCGACACATCAGCTTCCGTGGCTCAGATGTATGATCAGGTGGCCGCAGACGAAGCGGCACGCTACGTCTCGTCCTACATTGCCGGGTTGGACGCTCCCCACCGGTTGGCGATGATTTCGGTCGGTGATGCCGGGTTGGGACATCGCGCGATTGATATTCGCGCCACCGTCACCAACCACCGCGCCACAAATGCCAGCGTCCTTGCCCGACAGTTCGGCAGCTACTTTCAGGCACTGCCGGGGCTTGTTCGCGACGGCAGGCTGAATGCGCAGGGATCAACCTCGCTGATCGACTTTTTCGAGGCGCTTCGTCCGATCTGCGATCAGGGAGATGTGACAATCATCCTGTTCAGCGATGGTGTGGAATCCACAGCGAGTTTCGACGGTCGCGCCTTCATCGAAGGCCGGTTGCGCCTGCCAGAACCACGTGCCGATTTCCTGACCGGTTGTCGGGTTGAAATCCATGGTGTCGGTCAATTGCGTAGCACATCGAATTCCAACGGTCTTGCTGGGCGGCTGCTGCCGCAATGGGAGCGGTTTCTGACAAATGCTGGTGCTGACCCGGTTCTGGTAACCGGCAGCTTCTATTCCTTCTGAGGAGCGCGCACATGGACAATCAAAACAATATGGGTGTTTGGAAGCGCATCTGGCGGATCAACTGGCGCTTTCTTGGCGCAGCGATTGGGCTGATCCTGGGATGGTTCTGTTGGACCAATGCCTCGGTCGTCAACTGGCCGCTTTGGCTATTTGGCGGCATCTTCCTGATTGGCGGCGGCGCGCAGTTCATCAGGACCAGCTTTGAGGCCATTGGTCTGATCATCAGCCTGTTCTCCTGGCAGGGCACCATCGATAAGGCGGCAAAGCCGAAATCCGATCCCAAACCCGTTCGCAGCAAAATGAAGGACGGGGGGATGATCCGGTGAGTGCTCCTTTCGGATTTTCTCTTGGAAAGGGGCCGCGCCAGTCGCGGCCCTTTGTCAATGAGCCTGTTGATCCTGATGGCCAGCGTCTGCTCGGCTTTACTCTGGATACCAATGAGCCACTTTGGGCACCATCTGGGCATAGTTTGCTGTTGGCGGCGGCTGGATCAGGAAAAACAACTTGTGGCGCAATGGTTTGGCTATACTCCTACGCGGCTTCTCAACCGGATAAGGCAATCCTTTGTCTGGACTCGAAGAACGGAGAATTGGCGATCCAGTCAGCTGACATGCTGGCCAAGATGGGCCGCAAGGTCGCTGTCATCGACGATATGAGCGTGTGGACCGATCTGGATGCCTATCGCATCTCTCTGAATCCATTTGGCGCGGCTGTCTCTACTTATGAGCGCGATCCGCGCGACATGATCTTCACGACAGAAAACATCACATTCGCCACCATAAAAGAACCTCCTGATGGTGATGCAAAAAATCTCTACTTTCGGGCCTGGCCGCGCAATCTGATTGAATTCTGCATACTATTGTATGCAAAACGTCACTTGCAGCAGGTGATCCCCGGCGGTGTCAGCATGCTTTTGGGTAACCAACAGATGTTGCTGCGGTTTGCGGCCATTGAGACCGAAGAAGGCGATCCTTACCTGAAGGGCCTCGCGCAAAGCATTCTGGCGATGTCATCGCACGAACACTGGCCTCAGCACGTCGAAGAGGCCCAGAGGGCGATGAAAATTTTCGCGCCCGGAACCCGCCTGCACATGGCGGGTCGAGATGCGACGATCAGCCATGAAGAATTGATCCGAGAGGGCTACGTAATTTTCCTGGTCGGGCCGCAGGCTTTCATGAACCGGTTGGGTGTTTATTACGCTCTACATATGCTCGCGTTTGCTGAAGCGCTCTACAACGATGCTGGCGATTTGCGGATCATCGCAGATGAATTCACGAACTGCCCACTGCAATCATTGGTGGAAATGCTAACCACCTTGCGTGGCTTCGGGGCCGAACTTCACATGATCGCTCAGTCCAGATCGGAGATTGTTCGGCGTTTCGGCGAAAGGGAGGCGGAAACCATCGCGGATAATGCCGTTGTGCAAGTCTGGTATGGGGTCAGTTCGCTCAAAGAAGCGCAGATGATCAGCGACATGACGGGCGAAGAACTTGCGCTCTCAACCTCGCTAGGGCGCAGCGATGATCTGAAACTCAACACCAATATCAGTTTGGTTAAACAGCGTATCCTGTCACCCGCCGAATTGCTGGCCATACCGCGTGATCAGCAACTGATCTATGTGAAAGGCATCGGCCTCATCCTTGCTCGCAAGGTGGGCATGCAAAACGTTGATCCATTCTGCCAGCGCGTCGGAATCAACAAGATCGAAGGTGGTACGCTGCCTGCCGATCCATGGATCACTTTCAAGTTGAACATGGGAGATGCGTCATGAAGATCGCCACGATGTTCATTTGGATCGTAGTGCCGTTTCTGGCGATTGCCGCTCATAACAGCTTTGGCAGCCCGCACATGCTGTTCAGCTATACGTTCCTAGATAATGGTGATCGCCACAATCTCGCGGTGCCCGGTACTTCCGATCCTGCACCTATTACGGTTGGGGGTGGCATGAGATGACCGTTCCCGCCCAATCCGGTCGGTGTCGTTTGGTTCGGCTGTTTCATCTGTCTAGCGTTTCGAGTTCACATTGAGCCGCTTGTTCGCTGTCTCTCCCTGCGGTCGAACGCGAAAAGCGGCGCTGCGTGTTCAGACGTAAACTCGAAACGCTTTAATGAACAGATGTAAGTGACTGTACCGCCAGCGTCTGGCGCACGCGATGTTTGAGCCCGAGGCAATCTGCGAGATTGTTTCGGGCCACGCGTTTTAGGCAGGACAGGATCAAATCCTGCTTCACTTTCCCGCCTGCAATCAGCCCGTCGCAATGATCACGGTCTGCCATGGTGATCACATCATAGGGGGCAATCGCCTCCCAGAACACGATGTAATCCAGAGGCTCCAGCCATTCTTCAACCTCTTGAATGTCTTGGAAAATTACCATGCCTTTAGTGTGCCACATCGCGTTTTCGAAAAGCAAATTTCTGCGGCATTGGAGAATGCGGTGATGGATGAAGACCTTCAACTAGGCGTAACCACGCTGTTTCGGGATGCCACCAAACAAAACCTGATGTCGGCGATCAAAACCCCACAGGATTGGAAGCGTTTCAACGATATCCAGGCCAAGGCGGAAGAGCGCGAACAGGCTGAAATGGCCGCATTTGAGCGTGATCGGCCTCAGCTATTGGCGAAGGCAAAAGCGCAGATCATCGCAAAAGCCGGATCAAAGACGCATGAGCATCCCGCGCCTTTTGGCATCGACCGTATCAATAAATCCAACATCGACGCTGAGGCTGCCCAGCAGATTGAACGTGCCCACCAAGGTCGTCTTCTCAAAATCCGCGAAGACGAAGCGCAAGGGTATTCGGAGCTAAAGCAAGACATCCGCGCGCGAGAAGGCGTTCGTGACATGGCACGTGATGCCTTTGCCCGTTCGGCTGACCGTCGCCGTGCGGGGCCGTCTCGCTAGCTACGCCGGGCCCCAATCCAATGCCAAACTCCAATGAAAGGACAATTCGATGGCACAGGAATATATCGACCCAAAACGCCAGGCAGCGCGTCAAAGTTTCACCGGAAGCCGTGTATCGGAAAGCCAGTTTGAAATGGCCCAGAACCTCGGCAGCGTAATACATGCCGGAATTTGGAAGGATGGCGATTTTTTCGAGCGCCTGAAGAAGTATTCTGAAGCCTTTGCAGACACCCAAAAGTTCGACGAGAAACGGGCTGAAATCATCATTCGCGACGTCTACACAGCCTATCACGGTCATAGCATGAATGCCCTGCGAGAAGAGTTGCGTAACAATCGAGCGGCGCTGCAAGAGGCTGGTGAAGACGTAGCTCAACCCCATGTTCAGGCGGTCAAACACCATATCAAAGACGGAAAAACAATGTCCTATGGGGCGGCGCTAGACACCCAGGCGGTGGCCATGTCACGGCGTTTTCGCATCACTGAAAACACCGCCATGTCGATGATGCATGAGTCTAACGAGCGCGAGACTGGCCGTAGCTTGTCCGAAATCGGCAAGGAATTGGAAAATCAATATCACAGGCCGGTTCGCGACGCCGAACGTGCTGCCCGTCAAACAACGCGCAGCCAGATACAGCGCTCCGGCCCGAGCCTGTAACTCCAGAAAATTCTTGCCTGAATTGGGAATATATGCCTATAGTGTTCCCTTTTTGTTCGCGCATGCGGCGTGCGTGAACCAGGCAAAGGAGACCGCGATAGAAAGAGAGCAGATATGAAAGATACAAGACCGCCCAATACCATCCCCAACCCTGACACCATGTCATCGCAGCCTTCCTTGCGTTTCGATGTGAACGATTGGTTGCCTTATATCGAAGACGAAAACGCCACCTATGAACAGAAGGTCGAGTTGATCGAAACCCTTTGGTCCATCGTGATCGGGTTTGTCGATCTCGGCTGGGACATCAAATTCAACCCCGAAAGCTGTGGAGAAGACGCCGATCTCTACACCTTGCTGACCTCCGGCATGGTATACTTTGAAGAAGCGCAAACAGATAAAGCGGAGGGGCGCGATGAGTAATACAACTGCCAAAGCCGTCATTTACTGTCGCGTCTCTTCAAAAACGCAGGAGCAAGACGGCCATGGACTCGAATCTCAGGAGGTCCGTTGCCGTCAGTTTGCGTCCGCCAAGGGACTCGAAGTGGCCGCCGTCTTTCCCGACACAATGACCGGCGGCGGTGACTTCATGGCACGTCCCGGCATGGTGGCATTGCTGAGCTTCATAGATGCGCAACCCCATGAGCGCTTCGTAGTGATCTTCGACGATCTGAAACGCGCCAGTCGCGACACGCGTGCCTTCCTTGACTTGCGTGATGCCTTCCGCTCACGCCGCGTTCAGGTCGAATGCCTAAACTTCAAATTTGACGACACGCCAGAGGGCGAGTTTATCGAGACGATCATGGCTGCCCAGGGTGCGTTGGAGCGCAAGCAAAACGGGAGACAGGTGGCGCAAAAGATGAAGGCCCGCATGCAATCGGGATATTGGATTCACACCGCGCCGGTTGGCTACAAATACCAGACTGTCAAAGGTCGCGGGAAGATGCTCTTCCCGGATGAACCGCTTGCCACAGTCATCCGTGATGCCTTCGAAGGCTATGCCATGGGCCGGTTTGAAACCCAGGCGGAAATCCAGCGCTTTTTTGCAACCTTCCCGGACTTTCCGCGCAACAAGAAGGGTGAAATAACCCGACAGCGAGTTAAAGACGTTCTCATCAATCCGCTTTACACTGGGCACATCTGCTCAGAAAACTACGGCATCGATTGGCTCAAAGGACATCACGATGCGCTGATCTCAGTTGAGACATTCGAGAAAGTGCAGGAGCGCCTGCGCGGCATCGCTAAGGCCCCTGTGCGCAAGAACATTGGAAACGAATTCGCCTTGCGTGGCTTTGTCTGCTGCGCTGATTGCGGCACGCCTCTGCGCTCATCCTATAGCACGGGCCGCAGCAAGTCCTACGCCTACTATCTCTGCCAGACGAAGACTTGTGACAGCTATGGGAAGTCCATCGCGCGCGATAAGGTTGAAGGTGATGTCGGGGCGATGATCAAGACCCTGCAGCCCACGAGACCACTCGTTGCGCTCGCAAAGGCCATGTTCCGCCACGCGTGGGATCAACGCCGTGCTCAGGCCCAAGAGGTTATCAAAACCGGCCAGCACCAACTCAAGGAATTCGAAAAGCAAATCGAAACCCTGCTGTCCCGCATCATGGAATCAACCAATGACACTGTGATCCGCACTTATGAAACCAAGATTGGCGCGCTGGAAAAACAGAAGATCATTTTAGGTGAACAAATGGTACATCAGGCCGAACCGAAAGGAAGTTACGAGGAAAAACTAGAACCGGTCCTCACATTCCTCGCAAACCCTTGGAAAGTCTGGGAAACAGGTCATGTTGCACTGCGCCGCACGGTGCTCAAACTGGCCTTCGCGGACCGCATCCAATATGACCGTTTTGAGGGTGCTAGAACCCCAAAGATAGCCTTACCGTTCAAAGCTTTAGAGAAGATCACAGACCCGAGAGTCTGTTTTGGTGCGGGTGAAGGGACTCGAACCCCCACGCCTCGCGGCGCCAGAACCTAAATCTGGTGCGTCTACCAATTCCGCCACACCCGCACTTTTTCAACACAGCTGTGCAAACCTCTGCGTTGAGCCGCTCTCTAGCAAAGCTCTGAACCGGATGCGAGAGCAAAAATGCAAATTATAGCTCTAAATCACGAAAAACTGCCGGGAGCTGTTCCGGAAGATCTTCCGCGATCAATCCGGGGCCAAATTTCAAGGCACATTCCACATGCAGCCAGGCCGCTGTTTCTGCAGCCTGCATCGGATCAAACCCACGCGCCATCAGCCCGGTGATAAATCCCGCCAATACGTCCCCTGCCCCTGCGGTCGCCAACCAAGGCGCAGACCGCTCATAAAGCGCAGCATTGACAGAACACCGCCCATCAGGTGTTGCAATTACGGTATCCGCGCCCTTGAACAATACCACACAGCCCGCCCGCTTGGCCGCATCCCGTGTCGCGTCCACTTTGGAATAAGCCGGCCCCTTGTCAGGCACTGCCGCCAATTTTTCCGCAATATCCGGAAACAAGCGCGCAAACTCACCGGCATGCGGCGTCAACACACAGTCTTTGTGCAACAACGCAAACAATGCACCCGGCGCATCCGCAAAGGCCGTCAATGCATCCGCATCCAACACTGTAGGCCGGGCTTTCAGCCCGGCTTCCAAGGCGGCTACAACCAAAGGCTTTGTGCGCCCCAGCCCTAAGGCTGGCCCAAGGCACAAAGCGTTTATGCGACTGTCTTTAAGAGCCAAGCTTAGATCATCAGCCGTTTCAATTTCCTTAAGCATAATCGCCGTGAGCTGCGAGGCTGCTTCTTGTTGAGCTGAAGGAGGCACTCCAAGCGTAACCAGACCTGCCCCAATCCGCAAAGCCCCCCGCGCCGCCAACCGCGCGGCCCCGGTTTGACCCGGCCCGCCGGACAGGATCAGCGCATGACCATAAGAGAATTTATTAGGGCGACCTGCTCTCG is a window of Cognatishimia sp. WU-CL00825 DNA encoding:
- a CDS encoding TraM recognition domain-containing protein, with amino-acid sequence MSAPFGFSLGKGPRQSRPFVNEPVDPDGQRLLGFTLDTNEPLWAPSGHSLLLAAAGSGKTTCGAMVWLYSYAASQPDKAILCLDSKNGELAIQSADMLAKMGRKVAVIDDMSVWTDLDAYRISLNPFGAAVSTYERDPRDMIFTTENITFATIKEPPDGDAKNLYFRAWPRNLIEFCILLYAKRHLQQVIPGGVSMLLGNQQMLLRFAAIETEEGDPYLKGLAQSILAMSSHEHWPQHVEEAQRAMKIFAPGTRLHMAGRDATISHEELIREGYVIFLVGPQAFMNRLGVYYALHMLAFAEALYNDAGDLRIIADEFTNCPLQSLVEMLTTLRGFGAELHMIAQSRSEIVRRFGEREAETIADNAVVQVWYGVSSLKEAQMISDMTGEELALSTSLGRSDDLKLNTNISLVKQRILSPAELLAIPRDQQLIYVKGIGLILARKVGMQNVDPFCQRVGINKIEGGTLPADPWITFKLNMGDAS
- a CDS encoding NAD(P)H-hydrate dehydratase codes for the protein MTELLTAAQMRAIEQAAIKSGAVTGLELMERAGQGVVDAIFAEWPGLSNARGPAPAPPEYLEKSEQKLRAVVLCGPGNNGGDGFVVARLLHGLDWAVEVFLYGDAGKLPPDARVNYERWLELGEVGDLAKALTSGLSSEGNNLVIDAVFGTGLTREMEIPLSALDGWSDLYESLPNGGPHNVAIDLPSGLCSDSGRRIGESGNVFFADLTVSFHRLKLGHVLDDSVETCGRVVCREIGLPENWRATRAVKWRDVVQLMRTPSDLDAFHLSKKSRAGRPNKFSYGHALILSGGPGQTGAARLAARGALRIGAGLVTLGVPPSAQQEAASQLTAIMLKEIETADDLSLALKDSRINALCLGPALGLGRTKPLVVAALEAGLKARPTVLDADALTAFADAPGALFALLHKDCVLTPHAGEFARLFPDIAEKLAAVPDKGPAYSKVDATRDAAKRAGCVVLFKGADTVIATPDGRCSVNAALYERSAPWLATAGAGDVLAGFITGLMARGFDPMQAAETAAWLHVECALKFGPGLIAEDLPEQLPAVFRDLEL